A genomic region of Papaver somniferum cultivar HN1 chromosome 7, ASM357369v1, whole genome shotgun sequence contains the following coding sequences:
- the LOC113299517 gene encoding 60S ribosomal protein L13a-4, which produces MVSGSGICAKRVVVDARHHMLGRLSSIIAKELLNGQKVVVVRCEEICLSGGLVRQKMKYLRFLRKRMNTKPSHGPIHFRAPAKILWRTIRGMIPHKTKRGAAALARFKAYEGIPPPYDKIKRMVIPDALKVLRLQPGHKYCLLGRLSSEVGWSHADTIKELEEKRKARSQLVYERKKQLNKLRLKAEKTAEGKLGAQLEILAPVKY; this is translated from the exons ATGGTTTCCGGGAGTGGGATCTGTGCTAAACGGGTCGTTGTTGATGCTCGTCACCACATGCTTGGACGATTATCTTCCATTATCGCCAAAGAACTTCTTAATGGACAGAAGGTTGTAGTTGTTCGATGTGAAGAGATTTGTCTTTCTGGTGGTCTCGTTCGCCAGAAAATGAAGTATCTTCGTTTTCTCAGAAAGAGGATGAACACCAAACCTTCTCACGGTCCTATTCATTTCAGAGCTCCTGCTAAGATCCTTTGGAGGACTATCCGTGG TATGATTCCTCACAAGACCAAGCGTGGGGCTGCCGCACTTGCTAGATTCAAGGCGTATGAGGGTATTCCCCCTCCATATGACAAGATTAAGAGGATGGTCATCCCTGATGCTCTCAA GGTTTTGCGACTTCAACCTGGACACAAGTACTGCTTGTTGGGAAGACTATCTTCTGAGGTTGGATGGAGTCACGCTGATACCATCAAG GAACTTGAGGAGAAGAGAAAGGCAAGATCCCAGCTTGTGTATGAAAGGAAAAAGCAGTTGAACAAGTTGAGACTTAAGGCTGAGAAGACTGCTGAAGGAAAACTTGGTGCACAACTCGAAATTCTTGCCCCCGTCAAGTACTAG